The following proteins are co-located in the Mobula hypostoma chromosome 4, sMobHyp1.1, whole genome shotgun sequence genome:
- the drd5a gene encoding D(1B) dopamine receptor: MASNSTLNEAVTARSELTARVLTGILLMLLILFTLFGNALVCAAVVRFGHLRTKVTNIFIVSLALSDLLVAVLVMPWKAVTEVVTYWPFGSRFCDVWVASDIMCSTASILNLCVISVDRYWAISSPFLYQRKMTHRAALVMIAVTWALSLLISFLPVQFHWHSSPAQPSAVPNSTESCDSSLNRTYAISSSLVSFYIPVAIMLVTYTRIYRIAQLQIRRIASLERAAERAQNCCRDKRQARQQVQHPSALKSSFKKETKVLKTLSIIMGVFVCCWLPFFILNCMVPFCDRRSPSTVSGLPCVSETTFDIFVWFGWTNSTLNPVVYAFNPEFRKAFSSLLGCQDLCSNNQVETVNISNQLVSYNQDTAFHKEMVTAYVTMIPNVMDCMEDNQIFDRMSQILATNELATDSVSEVEGEADLSLDKITPFTSNGLH; the protein is encoded by the coding sequence ATGGCGTCGAACAGCACCCTCAATGAAGCTGTAACTGCCAGGAGTGAGCTGACGGCTCGCGTTCTCACGGGGATCTTGCTCATGCTGTTGATCCTGTTTACCCTGTTCGGCAATGCGCTGGTGTGTGCCGCCGTGGTCCGCTTTGGACACCTCCGCACGAAGGTCACCAATATCTTCATAGTTTCGCTGGCCCTCTCCGACCTGCTGGTGGCCGTGCTGGTGATGCCGTGGAAAGCGGTGACAGAAGTCGTCACTTACTGGCCGTTCGGGAGCAGATTCTGCGATGTCTGGGTGGCTTCGGACATCATGTGCTCGACAGCGTCCATCCTGAACTTGTGTGTGATCAGCGTGGACAGGTACTGGGCAATCTCCAGCCCGTTCCTTTACCAGCGCAAAATGACTCACAGGGCTGCCCTGGTGATGATCGCCGTGACATGGGCTCTCTCGCTGCTCATCTCTTTCCTCCCCGTGCAATTCCACTGGCACAGCAGCCCAGCCCAGCCGTCGGCAGTGCCCAACAGCACCGAAAGCTGCGACTCCAGTCTCAACAGGACCTACGCGATCTCCTCTTCCCTGGTCAGTTTCTACATCCCCGTGGCCATCATGCTGGTCACTTACACGCGGATCTACAGGATCGCTCAGCTCCAAATCCGGCGCATCGCCTCGCTGGAGAGAGCGGCCGAACGTGCCCAGAACTGCTGCCGGGATAAGCGGCAGGCTCGGCAGCAGGTGCAGCATCCCAGCGCGCTGAAGAGTTCCTTCAAGAaagagaccaaggtcttgaagacGCTCTCCATCATCATGGGGGTCTTTGTTTGCTGCTGGCTGCCCTTTTTCATCCTGAACTGTATGGTCCCTTTCTGCGACCGGCGCTCCCCGTCCACCGTCTCCGGGCTACCGTGTGTCAGCGAAACCACCTTTGACATCTTCGTGTGGTTCGGCTGGACCAACTCCACTCTCAACCCGGTTGTCTACGCTTTCAACCCCGAGTTCCGCAAAGCTTTCTCCAGCCTGCTGGGTTGCCAAGACCTCTGCTCCAACAACCAAGTGGAGACGGTGAACATTAGCAACCAGCTTGTGTCCTACAACCAGGACACGGCCTTCCACAAGGAGATGGTTACGGCCTATGTCACCATGATTCCCAATGTAATGGACTGCATGGAAGACAACCAGATCTTTGACAGGATGTCCCAGATCTTGGCCACCAATGAGTTAGCCACGGATTCCGTTTCCgaggtggagggagaggcagACTTGTCGTTAGATAAAATCACGCCTTTTACCTCGAATGGTTTGCACTGA